Proteins encoded by one window of Longimicrobiaceae bacterium:
- a CDS encoding Lrp/AsnC ligand binding domain-containing protein, with translation MVAAVVLIRAVPGDVPALARRIAGIDGVAEVYSVSGEYDLIAIVRVAEYERIATIVTEEIAQVTGIERTNTLTAFRVYSKQDLERAWDMFD, from the coding sequence ATGGTCGCAGCCGTGGTGCTGATCCGCGCCGTTCCCGGCGACGTCCCGGCGCTCGCCCGCCGCATCGCGGGGATCGACGGGGTGGCGGAGGTCTACTCCGTCTCCGGGGAGTACGACCTGATCGCCATCGTCCGCGTGGCGGAGTACGAGCGGATCGCGACGATCGTAACGGAGGAGATCGCCCAGGTCACGGGAATCGAGCGGACCAACACCCTCACCGCCTTCCGCGTCTACTCCAAGCAGGACCTGGAGCGCGCCTGGGACATGTTCGACTGA
- a CDS encoding ABC transporter permease subunit/CPBP intramembrane protease: MNWRIVRSVLAKELRETLRDRRTLMLMVVFPIFLYPVLFVLMEQMALFGQRSLEAEPARVAVAGEAGPLAAFLAADSAVRVVEVAGPAAAAVSAGKVEAAVVVLAGGVDHGGTAGARIFFDGSSDRSRFARDVLRVRLDAWGDSLLARRLAARGLPATFAEPLVVADSSVATARAAGGYALGRFLPLVLILMTVLGAFYPAIDLAAGEKERGTLETLLTAPVPAGEIVAGKFAAVAAIGFAAAALNLGSMLLTFQSGLFSLQAAGVAEFTLPLTSVLVILAVMVPLAVLFAALFLGIAVRSQSFKEAQNALTPVYLASFLPAILATMPGIGFTPATALVPVAGVAFLFRALLQGNAPLLPSLLALASTAAYALLALRFAARSFGREEVLFGTGPGSAPAGTMAERVRAWRTAGRGIPLPAEALAFVAGVGLLFFYVGGRFQGGMGERGLLLSQWLLLALPAALFALLGPYDARRTLALRAPGARGLVGALLVIAGGIPLGWVLAWLQSFVLPLPTELLGALEKLLTAGDPRRMMWLFFLVAVTPAVCEELVFRGVLLQGLGREMRMWRAVGTSALVFGAFHLSFETAIRFLPTAWLGLLIGYVVWHTRSVFAGMLMHFANNGLAVAAMSVPALRTRLVSDGEPVWPLVAAAPLLLWAGFRLLPRRPAEPLDAPAALPAAAVPTSQR, encoded by the coding sequence ATGAACTGGAGGATCGTGCGGAGCGTGCTCGCCAAGGAGCTGCGGGAGACGCTCCGCGACCGGCGCACGCTGATGCTGATGGTGGTCTTCCCCATCTTCCTCTACCCGGTGCTCTTCGTGCTGATGGAGCAGATGGCGCTCTTCGGCCAGCGCAGCCTGGAGGCGGAGCCGGCGCGGGTGGCCGTCGCGGGGGAGGCGGGGCCGCTCGCCGCGTTCCTGGCCGCGGACTCGGCCGTGCGGGTGGTGGAGGTCGCCGGCCCGGCCGCTGCGGCGGTGTCCGCGGGGAAGGTGGAGGCCGCGGTGGTGGTGCTCGCGGGCGGTGTGGACCACGGCGGCACCGCCGGCGCGCGGATCTTCTTCGACGGCTCCAGCGACCGCTCCCGCTTCGCGCGCGACGTGCTCCGCGTGCGGCTGGACGCCTGGGGCGACTCGCTCCTGGCGCGGAGGCTGGCCGCGCGGGGGCTCCCCGCCACCTTTGCGGAGCCGCTGGTGGTGGCCGACAGTTCGGTGGCCACCGCGCGCGCGGCGGGCGGGTACGCCCTGGGGCGCTTCCTCCCCCTGGTGCTGATCCTGATGACCGTGCTGGGCGCCTTCTACCCCGCCATCGACCTGGCCGCGGGAGAGAAGGAGCGCGGCACCCTGGAGACGCTGCTGACGGCGCCCGTCCCCGCGGGCGAGATCGTGGCGGGGAAGTTCGCGGCGGTGGCCGCCATCGGCTTCGCGGCGGCGGCGCTGAACCTGGGGAGCATGCTCCTGACCTTCCAGTCCGGGCTCTTCAGCCTCCAGGCGGCGGGGGTGGCGGAGTTCACCCTTCCGCTCACCTCGGTGCTGGTGATCCTGGCGGTGATGGTCCCGCTGGCGGTGCTCTTCGCGGCGCTCTTCCTGGGGATCGCGGTGCGCTCGCAGTCGTTCAAGGAGGCGCAGAACGCACTCACGCCGGTGTACCTGGCGAGCTTCCTCCCCGCCATCCTCGCCACCATGCCGGGGATCGGCTTCACCCCGGCCACGGCGCTGGTGCCGGTGGCGGGGGTGGCGTTCCTCTTCCGCGCGCTGCTGCAGGGGAACGCCCCGCTGCTCCCCTCGCTGCTCGCGCTCGCCTCCACGGCGGCGTACGCGCTGCTCGCCCTCCGCTTCGCGGCGCGCAGCTTCGGCCGCGAGGAGGTGCTCTTCGGCACGGGGCCGGGGAGCGCGCCCGCGGGGACGATGGCGGAGCGGGTCCGTGCCTGGCGCACGGCGGGGCGGGGGATCCCGCTCCCGGCGGAGGCGCTGGCGTTCGTGGCCGGCGTGGGGCTCCTCTTCTTCTACGTGGGCGGACGGTTCCAGGGCGGCATGGGCGAGCGGGGGCTGCTGCTCTCCCAGTGGCTGCTCCTGGCGCTTCCCGCCGCCCTCTTCGCGCTGCTGGGCCCCTACGACGCGCGGCGGACGCTGGCGCTCCGCGCGCCCGGCGCGCGCGGCCTGGTGGGGGCGCTCCTGGTGATCGCGGGGGGCATTCCGCTGGGGTGGGTGCTCGCCTGGCTGCAGAGCTTCGTCCTTCCGCTCCCCACGGAGCTGCTCGGAGCGCTGGAGAAGCTCTTGACGGCGGGCGATCCGCGGCGGATGATGTGGCTGTTCTTCCTGGTCGCGGTGACGCCCGCGGTCTGCGAGGAGCTGGTGTTCCGGGGCGTGCTCCTGCAGGGGCTCGGCCGGGAGATGCGGATGTGGCGGGCGGTGGGGACCTCGGCGCTGGTGTTCGGCGCCTTCCACCTCTCGTTCGAGACGGCGATCCGCTTCCTCCCCACGGCCTGGCTGGGGCTGCTGATCGGGTACGTGGTGTGGCACACGCGCTCGGTGTTCGCGGGGATGCTGATGCACTTCGCCAACAACGGCCTGGCGGTGGCGGCGATGTCCGTCCCGGCGCTCCGCACCCGCCTGGTGTCGGACGGGGAGCCCGTGTGGCCCCTGGTGGCCGCCGCGCCGCTCCTGCTGTGGGCGGGCTTCCGCCTCCTCCCGCGCCGACCCGCCGAGCCGCTGGATGCCCCGGCCGCCCTACCCGCGGCCGCCGTGCCGACTTCGCAACGCTGA